One genomic region from Microcystis panniformis FACHB-1757 encodes:
- a CDS encoding high light inducible protein, whose amino-acid sequence MTEPQPTQTPKLEDPKFGFNDYAERLNGRAAMIGFVITLLIEYLTGQGLLSWLGLQ is encoded by the coding sequence ATGACTGAACCACAACCGACTCAAACCCCCAAATTAGAAGATCCCAAATTTGGTTTTAATGACTATGCCGAGCGCCTCAACGGTAGAGCCGCTATGATTGGTTTTGTGATCACCCTGTTGATTGAGTATCTAACTGGCCAAGGTCTGCTATCTTGGTTAGGGTTACAGTAG